The genomic segment AAGCAATTAAATTAATTGCTAAAGAAGTGCCAGAAGCCATTGTGGGTGCAGGTACAATTTTAAACGAACAACATCTTCAGCAAGCAATTGATGCAGGTTCGCAATTCATCATCACCCCTGGTGCAACAGAAGGGTTATTGAAGGCGGCTATGAAAGGCGCTGTACCTTTAATTCCTGGTGTTGCGAGTATTTCTGAAGTCATGGTCGGAATGGAATTAGGTTACACTCATTTCAAATTCTTCCCTGCTGAAGCCTCTGGTGGTGTTGGTGCGTTAAAAGCATTTTCAGGTCCTTTGGCAAATATTCGTTTTTGCCCAACAGGCGGTATTACTCCAACTAGTTACAAAAACTATTTGGCTTTACCCAATGTTGATTGTATTGGTGGTAGCTGGATAGCACCAACTGATGCTA from the Shewanella japonica genome contains:
- a CDS encoding bifunctional 4-hydroxy-2-oxoglutarate aldolase/2-dehydro-3-deoxy-phosphogluconate aldolase, with the translated sequence MLENNWTIQPQDIFKRSPIVPVMVINKIEHAVPLAKALVAGGISVLEITLRTECALEAIKLIAKEVPEAIVGAGTILNEQHLQQAIDAGSQFIITPGATEGLLKAAMKGAVPLIPGVASISEVMVGMELGYTHFKFFPAEASGGVGALKAFSGPLANIRFCPTGGITPTSYKNYLALPNVDCIGGSWIAPTDAMEQGDWDRITQLCKDAISAL